A single Dehalococcoidia bacterium DNA region contains:
- a CDS encoding prephenate dehydrogenase, whose translation MVKTVGAKPFYIDAKEHDAFVAGISHLPHLLSVALVSTTVNDPNWTAMSRLASSGYRDTTRLASGDPRMSRDICLTNKKHIVEALDRYIDSLQELRRLVSGGDEKIEEYFIKVREAREDWLRQR comes from the coding sequence ATGGTGAAGACCGTCGGCGCCAAACCCTTCTACATCGATGCGAAGGAGCATGACGCGTTTGTCGCGGGTATAAGCCACCTGCCGCATTTGCTGTCGGTCGCGCTTGTGTCGACAACCGTCAATGATCCCAACTGGACGGCCATGTCCAGGCTGGCGTCGTCGGGTTACAGGGACACAACGCGTCTGGCGTCCGGCGATCCGAGGATGAGCCGCGACATATGTCTTACCAACAAAAAACATATCGTTGAAGCTTTAGACAGATACATCGACAGTCTTCAAGAGCTGCGTCGTCTGGTAAGCGGCGGAGACGAGAAAATAGAGGAATACTTCATCAAGGTCAGAGAAGCAAGAGAGGACTGGCTGCGCCAGAGATGA